Proteins from one Sander lucioperca isolate FBNREF2018 chromosome 16, SLUC_FBN_1.2, whole genome shotgun sequence genomic window:
- the LOC116034649 gene encoding gastrula zinc finger protein XlCGF71.1-like — protein METEADGEDCGGPEPARNSHLHPLLQPDTEDQTGDSSETDVSDDWEESRERLSGLNSLRDDVSQADKESFICSECGKSFGHKTNLKRHMRCHTGEKPFSCSFCSKSFNRREHLVAHVRCHSGEKPFSCSVCDASFSHGWSLEKHMRVHTGEKPFGCSLCGKSFRQRSDLVAHVRIHTGEKPFCCSVCDASFAQRHTLVQHTRTHTGAKPFACSVCGRSFSRKGHMTRHMAAHSGEKAFRCGVCGQSFTWQSQFKRHACAGESSRTATQR, from the coding sequence atggaaacagaagctgatggagaggactgtggaggaccagaaccagccaggaactcacatctacatccacttttacaaccagatactgaagaccagactggagactcttcggAGACGGACGTCAGCGATGAttgggaggagagcagggagcGTCTGTCAGGTTTAAACTCTCTGAGAGATGACGTAAGtcaggctgacaaagagtcgTTCATCTGCTCCGAGTGTGGGAAATCATTCGGCCACAAGACAAATCTAAAGAGACACATGCGGTGCCACACGGGAGAAAAACCGTTCAGCTGCTCGTTTTGCAGTAAGAGCTTCAATCGGAGGGAACACTTGGTGGCTCACGTGAGGTGTCACTCGGGAGAGAAGCccttcagctgctcagtctgcgACGCCAGCTTCAGTCACGGCTGGAGTCTGGAGAAGCACATGAGAGTCCACACCGGCGAGAAGCCGttcggctgctcgctctgcggCAAGAGCTTCCGGCAGCGCTCGGATTTGGTCGCACACGTCCGCATTCACACGGGAGAAAAGCCTTTCTGCTGCTCGGTGTGCGACGCCAGCTTCGCCCAGCGGCACACTCTGGTTCAGCACACCAGAACCCACACGGGCGCCAAACCGTTCGCCTGCTCGGTGTGCGGGAGGAGTTTCTCCCGGAAGGGACACATGACGCGGCACATGGCGGCGCACAGCGGGGAGAAAGCGTTTCGCTGCGGCGTCTGCGGCCAAAGCTTCACGTGGCAGTCGCAGTTTAAAAGGCACGCGTGTGCCGGGGAGAGCAGCCGCACGGCGACACAGCGGTAA
- the LOC116034651 gene encoding oocyte zinc finger protein XlCOF6-like, producing MPDLESAAALPPDVLKVIVGEEEQQECSSSVDQQEPEPPPHIKEEQEELWSSQEGEQLQGLEEADITKFPFTPVPVKSEDDEEEAQSSQLHQRQTQHMETEADGEDCGGPEPARNSHPLFQPETEDQTGDSSEPETDDSADWKETREPQSALNSLKHDSKHNKTFSCSECGKRFGRKSNLYDHIRVHTREKRYSCSVCNKRFVWRSQVKKHKCVGHQSSQLPQSQTEEKREAEPEPQSALNSLEHDSTCKKRFSCSECGKRFGRKAHLRDHVRIHTGEKPFSCSVCQKSFRHSGGLRSHMVVHTREKIFSCSFCNNRFAQSSDVKRHKCVGRMETEADGEDCGGPEPARNSHPLLQPETEDKASDSSETETEPENGDSADWKETREPQSALNSLKHDSRRKKTFSCSECGRKFVQRGHLKRHMMTHTGEKPFRCLDCKKYFTRIGDLQKHMRIHRGEKPFSCSECGRAFTESGTLKRHMITHTGEKPFSCSVCKKSFTQRGGLRTHMAVVHTEEKPFSCPVCQMSFTRRQYLQRHLIIHKGGRLPSCSLCGKGFTSSGNLKRHMMTHTGERPFSCSLCKKSFSERGGLKRHMMTHQNKKPFTSLECGNGFIESSEIKIQLVAHTGEKLFSCSVCQKSFTQRDSLQRHVRIHTGEKKYSCRFCGQRFAWSTSLKIHQCAGGPLQPETEDQTGDSSGPETDDSADWKETREPQSALNSLKHDSRCKKTFSCSECGRRFGKRQHLNDHMRIHTGERPFSCSVCQKSFTQSGNLYKHMSVHRKEEENFYFTSDTALPSVLTTVTLTG from the coding sequence ctttACCTCCAGACGTTCTGAAAGTGATTGTTGgtgaagaggagcagcaggagtgtagctccagtgtggaccagcaggagccagagccccccccacacattaaagaggaacaggaggaactgtggagcagtcaggagggagagcagcttcaagggctggaggaggctgatatcaccaagttcccattcactcctgtccctgtgaagagtgaagatgatgaagaggaagctcagtcctcacagcttcatcagagacaaactcaacacatggaaacagaagctgatggagaggactgtggaggaccagaaccagccaggaactcacatccacttttccaaccagagactgaagaccagactggagactcttctgaacctgagactgatgacagtgctgattggaaggagaccagagaacctcagtcagctttaaactctctgaaacatgattcaaaacataataaaacattcagctgctctgagtgtgggaaaagatttgGCCGCAAGTCAAATCTGTATGATCACATTAGAGTCCATACACGAGAGAAAAGATACAGCTGCAGTGTCTGTAACAAAAGATTTGTCTGGCGTTCACAGgtcaaaaaacataaatgtgtcGGTCATCAGTCATCACAGCTTCCTCAGAGTCAAactgaggagaagagagaggcagagcctgaacctcagtcagctttaaactctctggaacatgattcaacatgtaagaaaagatttagctgctctgagtgtgggaaaagatttgGCCGAAAGGCGCATCTGAGAGATCACGTgcgaatccacacaggagagaagcctttcagctgctcagtctgtcaGAAATCTTTTAGACACAGTGGAGGTTTACGGTCACACATGGTAGTCCACACAAGAGAGAAAATATTCAGCTGCAGTTTTTGTAACAACAGATTTGCCCAGAGTTCTGATGTCAAAagacataaatgtgttggtcggatggaaacagaagctgatggagaggactgtggaggaccagaaccagccaggaactcacatccacttttacaaccagagactgaagacaagGCTTCAGACTCTTCAGAGACTGAGACTGAACCTGAGAATggtgacagtgctgattggaaggagaccagagaacctcagtcagctttaaactctctgaaacatgattcaagacgtaagaaaacattcagctgctctgagtgtgggagaaaattTGTCCAAAGGGGAcatctgaagagacacatgatgactcacacaggagagaagcctttcAGATGCTTAGACTGTAAGAAATATTTCACACGGATTGGAGACTTGCaaaaacacatgagaatccacagaggagagaagcctttcagctgctctgagtgtggtagAGCTTTCACCGAAAGTGGAACcctgaagagacacatgataactcacacaggggaaaaacctttcagctgctcagtctgtaagaaatcttttacacagagaggagGTTTACGGACACACATGGCCGTAGTCCACACagaagaaaaacctttcagctgcccGGTGTGTCAGATGTCGTTTACACGGAGACAATATTTACAGAGACATTTGATCATCCACAAGGGAGGGAGGCTTCCCAGTTGCTCGTTGTGCGGTAAAGGTTTCACTTCAAGTGGAaatctgaagagacacatgatGACGCACACCGGAGAAagacctttcagctgctcactCTGTAAGAAGTCTTTTAGCGAGAGAGGAGGTTTAAAAAGACACATGATGACTcaccaaaacaaaaaacccTTTACCAGTTTGGAGTGTGGTAACGGTTTTATTGAGAGCAGTGAAATTAAGATACAGTTGGTagctcacacaggagaaaagcttttcagctgctcagtctgtcaGAAGTCCTTCACACAGAGGGATAGTTTGCAGAGACACGTACGCATCCACACCGGAGAGAAAAAGTACAGCTGCCGTTTTTGTGGGCAAAGATTCGCCTGGTCCACCAGCCTCAAAATCCATCAGTGTGCTGGTGGACCTCTACAACCAGAGAccgaagaccagactggagactcttctggacctgagactgatgacagtgctgattggaaggagaccagagaacctcagtcagctttaaactctctgaaacatgattcaagatgtaagaaaacattcagctgctctgagtgtgggaggaGATTTGGAAAAAGGCAACATCTGAATGaccacatgagaatccacacaggagagagaccgttcagctgctcagtctgtcagaaatcttttacacagagcgGAAATTTATACAAACACATGAGCGTCcacaggaaggaggaggagaactTTTACTTTACATCTGACACCGCGCTTCCTTCGGTCCTGACGACTGTGACTTTGACTGGATGA